Proteins encoded by one window of Rubinisphaera margarita:
- the ubiE gene encoding bifunctional demethylmenaquinone methyltransferase/2-methoxy-6-polyprenyl-1,4-benzoquinol methylase UbiE has translation MEKTAPTSDSAASPSTASTGTIDKSNQRVRQMFGEIAPRYDAMNHVLSGGTDYYWRRYTIRKAPPQGDAPILDVCTGTGDLAIAYWKAGKRQIPVVGSDFTEEMLDIARDKVESLSRTERDASIEFYQADTQELPFEDNRFQIVSVAFGLRNVADTLKGLREMKRVCQPGGRIVILEFSMPGNRVLRGAYGWYFRNVLPRIGQFFARNSQSAYNYLPETVGQFPYGEKLADVLREAGLERISYTPLTFGVATLYIGYKPKGDVKS, from the coding sequence TTGGAAAAAACAGCTCCCACTTCCGACTCCGCCGCGTCGCCTTCCACAGCTTCGACCGGCACGATCGACAAGTCCAATCAGCGGGTCCGCCAGATGTTCGGCGAGATCGCGCCCCGCTACGACGCGATGAACCATGTGCTGTCGGGCGGGACCGACTATTACTGGCGTCGGTACACCATTCGCAAAGCCCCCCCACAGGGGGATGCCCCGATTCTCGACGTCTGCACCGGCACGGGGGATCTTGCGATCGCTTACTGGAAGGCCGGTAAGAGACAGATCCCGGTGGTCGGCAGCGACTTCACCGAAGAGATGCTCGATATCGCCCGGGACAAAGTGGAATCACTCTCCCGAACCGAACGGGATGCCTCGATCGAGTTCTATCAGGCCGATACCCAGGAGTTGCCGTTTGAAGACAATCGCTTTCAGATCGTCTCCGTGGCATTTGGACTGAGGAATGTCGCCGATACGCTCAAAGGGCTCCGCGAGATGAAGCGGGTCTGTCAGCCGGGTGGTCGCATTGTTATTCTCGAATTCTCGATGCCGGGCAACCGAGTCCTTCGCGGCGCTTACGGCTGGTATTTCCGCAACGTGCTCCCGCGAATCGGACAGTTCTTCGCCCGCAATTCCCAGTCGGCCTACAACTATCTGCCCGAAACGGTCGGCCAGTTTCCGTACGGCGAGAAGCTCGCGGACGTTCTGCGTGAAGCCGGACTGGAACGGATCAGTTATACACCGCTCACATTCGGCGTCGCGACGCTCTACATCGGCTACAAACCGAAAGGGGACGTCAAGTCCTGA